One part of the Denticeps clupeoides chromosome 8, fDenClu1.1, whole genome shotgun sequence genome encodes these proteins:
- the zmiz1a gene encoding zinc finger MIZ domain-containing protein 1a isoform X3 produces MNSIPSMDRHIQQTNDRLQCIKQHLQNPANFQTAATELLDWCGDPRAFQRPFEQSLMGCLTVVSRVAAQQGFDLDLGYRLLAVCAANRDKFTPKSAALLSSWCEELGRLLLLRHQKSRQSDPQGKVPMQPPMNSMKPSLSHGDGSFPYDSVPWQQNTNQAPGSLSVVTTVWGVTNTSQSQVLGNPVPNNNNPMNPGGNSLGSGMAASNPGMNSPQFPGQQQQFPSKGGSNQAYMQQGMYGRGGHPGGGGFGGSYPGGPNTPGGMGMAPPSQPAAAAAAAAVAAAAATATATATATVALQETQNKDMNQYGQQMCSSFQMGPTQGYNNQFISQPGPRGPPSMAGAMNPSGMAAGMNNANMSGPPMGLNQPRAPGMTPFSNHGQRMPQQGYPGPRPQSMPMPMKRPYPGEPNYGGQQFGPNGQFPNQQGQYPNPNASRALPSPNYPGQRMPGQQASGQYPPSGVAMGQYYKQEPFNGQNNNFSGGGYSYSQGNGPPRPVGNYPHSPVPGNPTPPMTPGSSIPPYLSPNQDVKPPFPPDMKPNVTVLPPHPTNPNEELRLTFPVRDGVVLEPFRLEHNLAVSNHVFHLRPSVHQTLMWRSDLELQFKCYHHEDRQMNTNWPASVQVSVNATPLTIERGDNKTSHKPLHLKHVCQPGRNTIQITVTACCCSHLFVLQLVHRPSVRSVLQGLLKKRLLPAEHCITKIKRNFSSVAASSGNATLNGEDGVEQTAIKVSLKCPITFRRIQLPARGHDCKHVQCFDLESYLQLNCERGTWRCPVCNKTALLEGLEVDQYMWGILNAIQNSEFEEVTIDPTCSWRPVPIKSDLHIKEDPDGPLAKRFKTMSPSQMIMPNVMEMIAQLGPGPSPYSSLPPQHAANSGDYGGQGRGNSYQGHGNFDFPHGNPSGGAPMNDFLHGPQLSHPPDGHNNIMASDKPLTHGMPDSMPHPSSTESSHASMQQSLHAPPHPSSQSAQPLHHGGPPSSQQQLPPSRQAPPSQQPPGPNSQSHGSELAFHPSEGQAGGQGAPDMPEPSLDLLPELANPDELLSYLDPPDLPSNSNDDLLSLFENN; encoded by the exons CGCTCCTGTCGTCGTGGTGCGAGGAGCTGGGGCGCCTCCTGCTGCTGCGGCATCAGAAGAGCAGGCAGAGCGACCCTCAGGGCAAAGTGCCCATGCAACCGCCCATGAACTCCATGAAGCCGTCCCTCTCCCACGG TGATGGGTCCTTTCCTTATGACTCAGTTCCCTGGCAGCAAAACACCAATCAAGCCCCTGGGTCATTGTCTGTAGTGACAACCGTGTGGGGCGTGACCAACACATCACAAAGTCAG GTTCTGGGCAACCCTGTGCCGAATAACAACAACCCCATGAATCCCGGGGGTAACTCTCTGGGCTCGGGCATGGCAGCCAGTAACCCCGGAATGAACTCCCCTCAGTTCcctggacagcagcagcagttcccGTCGAAGGGCGGCTCCAACCAAGCGTACATGCAGCAGGGCATGTACGGCAGAGGGGGACACCCGGGAGGCGGAGGCTTTGGTGGAAG ttACCCAGGCGGGCCAAATACCCCTGGAGGGATGGGCATGGCCCCTCCGAGTCAACCagctgccgccgctgctgctgctgcagttgctgCCGCCGCTGCCACGGCAACCGCCACAGCAACTGCCACTGTAGCACTGCAGGAGACGCAAAACAAGGACATGAATCAGTACGGCCAG CAGATGTGTTCCTCATTCCAAATGGGGCCCACTCAAGGATACAACAACCAGTTCATAAGTCAACCAGGCCCTCGTGGACCCCCATCCATGGCAGGGGCCATGAACCCATCAGGCATGGCAGCTGGCATGAACAACGCTAACATGAGCGGACCCCCCATGGGCCTGAACCAGCCTCGGGCACCCGGCATGACCCCCTTCAGCAATCACGGGCAGAGGATGCCCCAGCAGGGATACCCCGGGCCCAGACCACAGTCCATGCCTATGCCAATGAAGAGGCCCTACCCTGGGGAG CCAAACTACGGAGGTCAGCAGTTTGGACCAAATGGACAGTTCCCCAATCAGCAGGGCCAGTATCCCAACCCAAACGCTTCTAGGGCCCTGCCTTCACCCAACTACCCAGGCCAGAGGATGCCGGGCCAGCAGGCCTCAGGCCAGTATCCCCCTTCTGGTGTAGCCATGGGCCAGTATTATAAG cAGGAGCCATTTAATGGTCAGAATAATAATTTCTCTGGGGGTGGATATTCCTACAGTCAAGGAAATGGG ccTCCACGACCTGTTGGCAACTACCCACATTCTCCAGTTCCTGGAAACCCAACACCACCCATGACCCCTGGTAGCAGTATCCCCCCTTACCTGTCTCCGAACCAGGATGTCAAACCGCCGTTCCCTCCAGACATGAAGCCAAACGTGACTGTTCTCCCACCTCACCCAA CCAATCCCAATGAGGAGCTGCGGTTGACATTTCCAGTGCGGGACGGTGTGGTGCTGGAGCCCTTCCGCCTGGAGCACAACTTGGCTGTCAGCAACCACGTCTTCCACCTTCGGCCTTCCGTCCACCAGACGCTCATGTGGAG gtcTGACCTGGAGCTGCAGTTTAAATGTTACCACCACGAAGACCGTCAGATGAACACCAACTGGCCGGCCTCGGTGCAGGTCAGTGTGAACGCAACACCCCTCACCATTGAAAGGGGAGACAACAAGACGTCCCACAAACCGCTGCACCTCAAACATGTGTGCCAACCAGGGAGGAACACCATCCAGATCACGGTTACTGCCTGCTGCtgt TCCCACCTGTTTGTGCTGCAGCTTGTCCACAGGCCATCAGTGCGTTCAGTTCTGCAGGGTCTGCTGAAGAAGAGGTTGCTGCCTGCAGAGCACTGTATCACCAAAA tCAAAAGGAACTTCAGCAGTGTGGCAGCCTCCTCTGGGAATGCTACACTAAATGGAGAGGACGGGGTAGAGCAGACAGCCATTAAAGTGTCGCTCAAGTGTCCCATCACCTTCAGGAGGATCCAGCTGCCAGCCCGAGGGCACGACTGTAAACACGTCCAG TGCTTTGATCTGGAGTCCTACCTGCAGTTGAACTGTGAGCGAGGAACGTGGCGGTGTCCTGTTTGCAA TAAAACTGCGTTACTGGAGGGCCTGGAAGTGGATCAGTACATGTGGGGAATTCTCAACGCCATCCAAAA TTCAGAGTTTGAGGAGGTCACCATTGACCCGACGTGTAGCTGGAGGCCAGTTCCAATAAAGTCAGACCTTCACATCAAGGAGGACCCGGACGGCCCATTGGCCAAACGCTTTAAGACTATGAGCCCCAGTCAGATGATCATGCCCAACGTGATGGAGATGATCGCCCAGCTGGGTCCGGGACCCTCGCCCTACTCCTCTCTCCCGCCGCAGCACGCCGCCAACAGCGGGGATTATGGCGGCCAAGGTAGAG GCAACAGTTACCAGGGCCATGGAAACTTTGACTTCCCCCATGGCAACCCATCTGGTGGCGCTCCCATGAATGACTTCTTGCACGGCCCCCAGCTCTCCCACCCACCAGACGGGCACAACAACATCATGGCTTCTGACAAGCCCCTAACTCATGGCATGCCGGACTCG ATGCCCCACCCTAGCAGCACTGAGTCGTCCCACGCTTCCATGCAGCAGAGCTTACATGCGCCGCCCCACCCCAGTAGCCAGTCAGCGCAGCCATTGCATCACGGCGGCCCCCCATCCTCACAGCAGCAACTGCCACCCTCGCGCCAGGCCCCGCCCAGTCAGCAGCCGCCCGGCCCTAACAGCCAGTCACACGGCAGCGAGCTGGCCTTTCACCCCTCGGAAGGGCAGGCGGGTGGGCAGGGAGCCCCTGACATGCCAGAGCCGTCGCTGGAT CTTCTTCCGGAACTGGCCAATCCAGACGAGTTGCTGTCCTACTTAGACCCCCCTGACCTTCCGAGCAACAGCAACGACGACCTCCTGTCCCTTTTCGAGAACAACTGA
- the zmiz1a gene encoding zinc finger MIZ domain-containing protein 1a isoform X4, with the protein MNSIPSMDRHIQQTNDRLQCIKQHLQNPANFQTAATELLDWCGDPRAFQRPFEQSLMGCLTVVSRVAAQQGFDLDLGYRLLAVCAANRDKFTPKSAALLSSWCEELGRLLLLRHQKSRQSDPQGKVPMQPPMNSMKPSLSHGDGSFPYDSVPWQQNTNQAPGSLSVVTTVWGVTNTSQSQVLGNPVPNNNNPMNPGGNSLGSGMAASNPGMNSPQFPGQQQQFPSKGGSNQAYMQQGMYGRGGHPGGGGFGGSYPGGPNTPGGMGMAPPSQPAAAAAAAAVAAAAATATATATATVALQETQNKDMNQYGQMCSSFQMGPTQGYNNQFISQPGPRGPPSMAGAMNPSGMAAGMNNANMSGPPMGLNQPRAPGMTPFSNHGQRMPQQGYPGPRPQSMPMPMKRPYPGEPNYGGQQFGPNGQFPNQQGQYPNPNASRALPSPNYPGQRMPGQQASGQYPPSGVAMGQYYKQEPFNGQNNNFSGGGYSYSQGNGPPRPVGNYPHSPVPGNPTPPMTPGSSIPPYLSPNQDVKPPFPPDMKPNVTVLPPHPTNPNEELRLTFPVRDGVVLEPFRLEHNLAVSNHVFHLRPSVHQTLMWRSDLELQFKCYHHEDRQMNTNWPASVQVSVNATPLTIERGDNKTSHKPLHLKHVCQPGRNTIQITVTACCCSHLFVLQLVHRPSVRSVLQGLLKKRLLPAEHCITKIKRNFSSVAASSGNATLNGEDGVEQTAIKVSLKCPITFRRIQLPARGHDCKHVQCFDLESYLQLNCERGTWRCPVCNKTALLEGLEVDQYMWGILNAIQNSEFEEVTIDPTCSWRPVPIKSDLHIKEDPDGPLAKRFKTMSPSQMIMPNVMEMIAQLGPGPSPYSSLPPQHAANSGDYGGQGRGNSYQGHGNFDFPHGNPSGGAPMNDFLHGPQLSHPPDGHNNIMASDKPLTHGMPDSMPHPSSTESSHASMQQSLHAPPHPSSQSAQPLHHGGPPSSQQQLPPSRQAPPSQQPPGPNSQSHGSELAFHPSEGQAGGQGAPDMPEPSLDLLPELANPDELLSYLDPPDLPSNSNDDLLSLFENN; encoded by the exons CGCTCCTGTCGTCGTGGTGCGAGGAGCTGGGGCGCCTCCTGCTGCTGCGGCATCAGAAGAGCAGGCAGAGCGACCCTCAGGGCAAAGTGCCCATGCAACCGCCCATGAACTCCATGAAGCCGTCCCTCTCCCACGG TGATGGGTCCTTTCCTTATGACTCAGTTCCCTGGCAGCAAAACACCAATCAAGCCCCTGGGTCATTGTCTGTAGTGACAACCGTGTGGGGCGTGACCAACACATCACAAAGTCAG GTTCTGGGCAACCCTGTGCCGAATAACAACAACCCCATGAATCCCGGGGGTAACTCTCTGGGCTCGGGCATGGCAGCCAGTAACCCCGGAATGAACTCCCCTCAGTTCcctggacagcagcagcagttcccGTCGAAGGGCGGCTCCAACCAAGCGTACATGCAGCAGGGCATGTACGGCAGAGGGGGACACCCGGGAGGCGGAGGCTTTGGTGGAAG ttACCCAGGCGGGCCAAATACCCCTGGAGGGATGGGCATGGCCCCTCCGAGTCAACCagctgccgccgctgctgctgctgcagttgctgCCGCCGCTGCCACGGCAACCGCCACAGCAACTGCCACTGTAGCACTGCAGGAGACGCAAAACAAGGACATGAATCAGTACGGCCAG ATGTGTTCCTCATTCCAAATGGGGCCCACTCAAGGATACAACAACCAGTTCATAAGTCAACCAGGCCCTCGTGGACCCCCATCCATGGCAGGGGCCATGAACCCATCAGGCATGGCAGCTGGCATGAACAACGCTAACATGAGCGGACCCCCCATGGGCCTGAACCAGCCTCGGGCACCCGGCATGACCCCCTTCAGCAATCACGGGCAGAGGATGCCCCAGCAGGGATACCCCGGGCCCAGACCACAGTCCATGCCTATGCCAATGAAGAGGCCCTACCCTGGGGAG CCAAACTACGGAGGTCAGCAGTTTGGACCAAATGGACAGTTCCCCAATCAGCAGGGCCAGTATCCCAACCCAAACGCTTCTAGGGCCCTGCCTTCACCCAACTACCCAGGCCAGAGGATGCCGGGCCAGCAGGCCTCAGGCCAGTATCCCCCTTCTGGTGTAGCCATGGGCCAGTATTATAAG cAGGAGCCATTTAATGGTCAGAATAATAATTTCTCTGGGGGTGGATATTCCTACAGTCAAGGAAATGGG ccTCCACGACCTGTTGGCAACTACCCACATTCTCCAGTTCCTGGAAACCCAACACCACCCATGACCCCTGGTAGCAGTATCCCCCCTTACCTGTCTCCGAACCAGGATGTCAAACCGCCGTTCCCTCCAGACATGAAGCCAAACGTGACTGTTCTCCCACCTCACCCAA CCAATCCCAATGAGGAGCTGCGGTTGACATTTCCAGTGCGGGACGGTGTGGTGCTGGAGCCCTTCCGCCTGGAGCACAACTTGGCTGTCAGCAACCACGTCTTCCACCTTCGGCCTTCCGTCCACCAGACGCTCATGTGGAG gtcTGACCTGGAGCTGCAGTTTAAATGTTACCACCACGAAGACCGTCAGATGAACACCAACTGGCCGGCCTCGGTGCAGGTCAGTGTGAACGCAACACCCCTCACCATTGAAAGGGGAGACAACAAGACGTCCCACAAACCGCTGCACCTCAAACATGTGTGCCAACCAGGGAGGAACACCATCCAGATCACGGTTACTGCCTGCTGCtgt TCCCACCTGTTTGTGCTGCAGCTTGTCCACAGGCCATCAGTGCGTTCAGTTCTGCAGGGTCTGCTGAAGAAGAGGTTGCTGCCTGCAGAGCACTGTATCACCAAAA tCAAAAGGAACTTCAGCAGTGTGGCAGCCTCCTCTGGGAATGCTACACTAAATGGAGAGGACGGGGTAGAGCAGACAGCCATTAAAGTGTCGCTCAAGTGTCCCATCACCTTCAGGAGGATCCAGCTGCCAGCCCGAGGGCACGACTGTAAACACGTCCAG TGCTTTGATCTGGAGTCCTACCTGCAGTTGAACTGTGAGCGAGGAACGTGGCGGTGTCCTGTTTGCAA TAAAACTGCGTTACTGGAGGGCCTGGAAGTGGATCAGTACATGTGGGGAATTCTCAACGCCATCCAAAA TTCAGAGTTTGAGGAGGTCACCATTGACCCGACGTGTAGCTGGAGGCCAGTTCCAATAAAGTCAGACCTTCACATCAAGGAGGACCCGGACGGCCCATTGGCCAAACGCTTTAAGACTATGAGCCCCAGTCAGATGATCATGCCCAACGTGATGGAGATGATCGCCCAGCTGGGTCCGGGACCCTCGCCCTACTCCTCTCTCCCGCCGCAGCACGCCGCCAACAGCGGGGATTATGGCGGCCAAGGTAGAG GCAACAGTTACCAGGGCCATGGAAACTTTGACTTCCCCCATGGCAACCCATCTGGTGGCGCTCCCATGAATGACTTCTTGCACGGCCCCCAGCTCTCCCACCCACCAGACGGGCACAACAACATCATGGCTTCTGACAAGCCCCTAACTCATGGCATGCCGGACTCG ATGCCCCACCCTAGCAGCACTGAGTCGTCCCACGCTTCCATGCAGCAGAGCTTACATGCGCCGCCCCACCCCAGTAGCCAGTCAGCGCAGCCATTGCATCACGGCGGCCCCCCATCCTCACAGCAGCAACTGCCACCCTCGCGCCAGGCCCCGCCCAGTCAGCAGCCGCCCGGCCCTAACAGCCAGTCACACGGCAGCGAGCTGGCCTTTCACCCCTCGGAAGGGCAGGCGGGTGGGCAGGGAGCCCCTGACATGCCAGAGCCGTCGCTGGAT CTTCTTCCGGAACTGGCCAATCCAGACGAGTTGCTGTCCTACTTAGACCCCCCTGACCTTCCGAGCAACAGCAACGACGACCTCCTGTCCCTTTTCGAGAACAACTGA